Proteins from a genomic interval of Desulfitibacter alkalitolerans DSM 16504:
- the ybeY gene encoding rRNA maturation RNase YbeY has protein sequence MEAYVNNQQDKKSIDPSLTAVLEDAIKFVLHKEGINNYEIGVTLVDDDYILKLNSQYRGKDVPTDVLSFPLSDEDDVNGDTFVVGDVVISVEAAERQAYEYGHSFEREMVYLLVHGIYHILGYTHDNDKNKEAMRQKEEEIMNKYNLSR, from the coding sequence ATGGAGGCGTATGTAAACAATCAACAGGATAAAAAATCCATAGACCCATCCTTAACGGCAGTTTTAGAGGATGCAATAAAATTTGTCCTTCATAAAGAAGGCATTAATAATTATGAAATAGGTGTCACATTGGTGGATGATGACTATATTTTAAAATTAAACAGTCAATACCGAGGAAAAGATGTGCCTACAGATGTTCTGTCGTTTCCCCTTTCAGATGAAGATGACGTAAATGGAGATACCTTTGTAGTTGGAGATGTGGTTATTTCTGTTGAGGCTGCTGAGAGGCAGGCTTACGAATATGGCCATTCCTTTGAAAGGGAAATGGTATATTTATTAGTGCATGGAATATACCATATTCTGGGTTATACTCATGATAATGATAAAAACAAGGAAGCAATGAGACAAAAAGAGGAAGAGATAATGAATAAATATAATCTAAGCAGGTAG
- a CDS encoding diacylglycerol kinase family protein: protein MHKKLIKSFYFAVSGIAYAVRTQRNMKIHTLALMLVLIIGSWLELSGLEWSIVLIMAGIVIICEMLNTAMEALVDLETQDYHPLAKTAKDVAAGAVLIASALSIIIGLLIFGPKVLIKLNIF from the coding sequence ATGCATAAAAAACTTATAAAGAGTTTCTATTTTGCGGTATCAGGAATAGCATATGCTGTCAGGACTCAAAGAAACATGAAAATACACACTTTAGCCCTTATGCTGGTTCTAATTATTGGCTCTTGGCTGGAATTATCGGGGCTTGAATGGTCAATAGTATTAATAATGGCCGGAATTGTAATTATTTGTGAGATGCTAAATACTGCCATGGAGGCCCTGGTTGATCTGGAAACCCAGGACTATCATCCCCTGGCAAAGACAGCCAAGGATGTTGCAGCAGGTGCAGTTTTAATAGCAAGTGCCTTGTCTATAATAATTGGCCTGTTGATTTTTGGCCCCAAGGTATTAATTAAATTAAATATATTTTAG
- a CDS encoding DUF502 domain-containing protein: MSNFKKYLITGTLTLLPAAASAYVLWAVIQFLDGIFADLLALLLGKRILGLGMILTLLVILLSGFLASNFIGKSIIKISDQIICKIPIANSIYKTVKQIVDAFYSGDKKSFKQVVLIEYPRKGLYVLAFLTGESMGEVQVKTDQEVINVFLPTTPNPTSGFLLFVPREDVIFLDMSVEDGLKMIISGGVVVPPYPAVKEFTREVEQGETVI; encoded by the coding sequence ATGAGCAACTTTAAGAAGTATTTAATAACAGGTACGTTAACTTTACTGCCTGCTGCAGCATCGGCTTATGTGTTGTGGGCTGTTATTCAATTTCTAGATGGAATTTTTGCCGATCTTTTAGCTCTCTTATTGGGAAAAAGAATTCTAGGCCTGGGCATGATTCTCACACTTTTAGTTATTCTTTTATCAGGATTTTTGGCAAGTAATTTTATAGGAAAAAGCATTATAAAAATTAGTGACCAGATTATCTGTAAAATCCCCATAGCCAACAGCATTTATAAAACAGTAAAGCAGATAGTTGACGCTTTTTATTCAGGAGACAAGAAAAGCTTTAAACAGGTAGTACTCATTGAGTATCCTCGAAAAGGGCTTTATGTACTAGCCTTTTTGACAGGTGAATCCATGGGAGAGGTTCAGGTCAAAACAGATCAGGAAGTAATAAATGTATTTTTACCCACAACTCCTAATCCAACTTCAGGCTTCCTCCTTTTTGTGCCAAGAGAGGATGTAATCTTTTTAGATATGTCAGTTGAAGATGGCTTGAAAATGATAATTTCTGGTGGCGTGGTTGTTCCTCCATATCCGGCAGTAAAGGAGTTTACCAGGGAGGTGGAACAGGGTGAAACAGTCATTTAA